The Budorcas taxicolor isolate Tak-1 chromosome 5, Takin1.1, whole genome shotgun sequence genome includes a window with the following:
- the TOMM22 gene encoding mitochondrial import receptor subunit TOM22 homolog, with product MAAAAAGPGAPLSPDELLPKGDAEKPEEELEEEDDEELDETLSERLWGLTEMFPERVRSAAGATFDLSLFVAQKMYRFSRAALWIGTTSFMILVLPVVFETEKLQMEQQQQLQQRQILLGPNTGLSGGMPGALPSLPGKI from the exons AtggctgccgccgccgccgggccTGGGGCGCCTCTGTCCCCAGACGAATTGCTTCCGAAAGGCGATGCCGAGAAGcctgaggaggagctggaggaggaagacGACGAGGAG CTAGATGAAACCCTATCGGAGAGACTGTGGGGTCTGACGGAGATGTTCCCGGAGAGGGTCCGGTCCGCGGCTGGAGCCACTTTTGATCTCTCCCTCTTCGTGGCTCAAAAAATGTACAG GTTTTCCAGGGCAGCCTTGTGGATTGGAACCACTTCCTTCATGATCCTGGTTCTTCCGGTCGTCTTTGAAACTGAGAAGTTGCAGAtggagcaacagcagcagctgcagcaacgGCAG atACTTCTAGGGCCTAATACAGGGCTGTCAGGAGGAATGCCCGGGGCTCTACCTTCACTTCCTGGAAAAATCTAG
- the JOSD1 gene encoding josephin-1, whose product MSCVPWKGDKVKSESLELPQAAPPQIYHEKQRRELCALHALNNVFQDSNAFTRETLQEIFQRLSPNTMVTPHKKSMLGNGNYDVNVIMAALQTKGYEAVWWDKRRDVGAIALTNVMGFIMNLPSSLCWGPLKLPLKRQHWICVREVGGAYYNLDSKLKMPEWIGGKSELRKFLKHHLRGKNCELLLVVPEEVEAHQSWRADV is encoded by the exons ATGAGTTGCGTGCCATGGAAAGGAGACAAGGTCAAATCTGAATCATTGGAGCTGCCCCAGGCAGCACCCCCACAAATCTACCATGAGAAACAGCGCAGGGAGCTCTGTGCTCTGCACGCCCTCAATAACGTCTTCCAGGACAGCAATGCCTTCACCCGGGAAACACTGCAAGAGATTTTCCAGAG GCTATCGCCAAACACCATGGTGACCCCCCACAAGAAGAGCATGCTGGGAAATGGGAACTACGATGTGAACGTCATTATGGCAGCACTTCAGACCAAAGGCTATGAAGCTGTTTGGTGGGACAAGCGCAG GGATGTTGGCGCCATTGCTCTCACAAACGTTATGGGCTTCATTATGAACCTGCCCTCCAGCCTGTGCTGGGGTCCCCTGAAGCTGCCACTCAAAAGGCAGCACTGGATCTGTGTTAGAGAGGTGGGAGGTGCCTACTACAACCTCGACTCCAAACTGAAGATGCCCGAATGGATTGGAGGCAAGAGTGAGCTCAG GAAATTTCTAAAACATCATTTGCGAGGAAAGAACTGTGAACTCCTGCTGGTGGTACCAGAAGAGGTGGAGGCCCATCAGAGTTGGAGGGCTGACGTGTGA